The sequence GGAGTAAGCTGAGTGGGCACATCGCTGCTGGAACGGGTGTCCGGCCTGCAAAGAAGACCATTCAGACAAAGAAGTGCTCATATAGCATACACaggtactttttttaaaagccaAACGTAGCTTTGTATTCTTCGGTTGGACTGTTGTTATTAAAATAAGTTCATGCTGAAACCCACACAAAAAGATTCTCTAGATTCTTTAccagtttaatttatataatgGGGTTTTGCCAACACTGCAATATTTAACTGccaaaatataatatttaaaatacacagagaaaaagggaaaagaaatcaaaagaCTTTGggatttttaaatgtacaaCAATTTAACCAACACTGAACAaaatactgcagaaaactgaagTGTGTTTTACTAAATCTGTGAACACACTAAGTATGATTACTGGCATTTCCTGTTAGTGGTGGACTATGGAGCAACATCCTTTTAACCACATGTGCTTTGTGGTTAGCTCTGCAGCAATCCTGAAAATGTTAAACTTAATATTGCACTTTAATTTCACATTTGATATAACGTATAACTTatctaaatggaaaaaaaatagttctttgagttttgtgttgctttgcaCCCCAAATATGATTTGGGAGATTTGCATGCAGCAAATGCCAGAAATCAGCTGTAGTAAGAACTCGGCCCATGCAAATGGGGTGCATGCACACAGGTGTTAGAGGCGGGAAGGCTTTATTGCCATCACTTTGGTCACTTTATTACCACAGATTCTGGAGGCACTTCTGATCTCTCTTAACAGCAGAGACAAACCTTGTGTAATGGAGTGTCTACTTTGAGAATCAGGTGCAAAAGTAATTCTTTTAGATGACTTTCGAGGTCCTTGAACACTAgacaatctttaaaaaaataactatataAAAAGTCTGTGAGAAAATATCAAGCATTCTGCATAAGCGAAACTGAAATACTGAAATTGAAACTGGAGTCTGAAGgccaaaggaaaataaaattgcTGCAGTGTATTATATAGTGTACTACAAGAAAATCAAAAATACAAACAGATAAGTTAGATCATGGGTCCCCTCTCCAGGCATAGAAAGTCATTGTTAATAACTTTTTCAGGTGGGCAGGAATGACTTCCTGtacttattattattgaagCAGAGCTGATAAAGCCTCTGTCTGAAGACACTCCATTGTTTGGTTGGTATATTGTGTCCATGGTGTGCAGTGTTGTCCAATATtttcagcaaacgtgcaacatTTGTCCTACAATCAGTTCCAGGGGCTTCAGAGTTGAAAAGATCAGAAACGTACTACCAATGCAGTCAAGTAATAGTCAAAAAGTAACTATATCAAAGTTCTGAGGAGGCCCAAGCAGAGTCCAGATCTTAATGCCATCTAGAAtcggttttatttatttatttaacctttattttaccaggaggtcccattgagattcaaaatgtccttttcaagAGAGACCTGGCCAAGGCAGCAGCCAAATCACAGAGTGAATGCAGGATACAGATTataacaatttacatttttacaataagaCAACAAGTAAATAgtcataaaaacatctaaaaaaacaagcacatgtCTCCATCACCACATTCTTTATGaaagctttaaattcatttatggACATACGTGTTTCTAGTTTAAACTCTTTCTGTAGATTATTCCATCCCCAAGGTGCTGAATAGGAGAATGCAGTTTTTCCAAATTCTGTTGCAACTCTGGGAACATTAAAAAGTAATCACTTTGAGGCACGTAACTGATAGTTATTAGGGCAAACAGAGAGGAGGTTACAGAGGTATAGTGGAAGTTTGCCAAGTATtgctttgtaaatgaaaatataccaATGCTGTTGTCTACAAATTCTCTGAGATGTCCAACCAACTAAATCATAAAGAATGCAGTGATGAGTGAGGGACTTGGAGTTTGTAATGAATCGTAGTGAAGCATGGTACACTGAATCAACATGACGTAAGATTGAGGATGCAGCATGCATGTACAATATATCACCATAATcaatcacagacagaaaagtagTTTCCACAAGTTTCCTTTAGagctaaaagaaaagcaagatatgtttttaaaataaaagacaagctTTACTTTAAGCTTCTTGACTGAAGTTGTAATATGTAGAGCAAGAACAGTCAGGGTGATGGAAAAGAAGGATGGAGATTGTTGCAGAAAAGAAGCCCAAAATCCCGGTGGGGAAAGTTTGTTAGGACTTATATAGATTTGTCTGCTTTGATGGCAAAGactttacatttaattattaaagacaGGCACAATATCATTTTAGATATACTATTCTTTTGTAAAacactaaatgaaaaattatcatttaatttgaacaaactaatctataaaaatgttttaccaTTTTCCATATTTGAAACACATTGGTTAGATATAAATGGGCCTAACTTTGTATGATGAAAGGATATATTTGGGGGAAATAAGGATGAAAAGTACAGCAATTTTTTTAGTTTCCAATGTCAGAGAACAGTCCAAAGCCCCCTTATTATTATGAAACATATAGTATTTGAAGCTATTTGTAAAATTGCTCTTTTGTAATAATATATATCATCATCTTGTCACAAAAATCTAACTCTCACCTGTACCCACTCTCTCTCCAGCAGGGCCAAGAATCCCTCAAGTGTTCGGCAGCATGGGTCCATGATGAGCTGAGCTAGAGTGCTGATGAGCAAAGAACAGTCTGTCCCATCAGATCCATGAACCAGAACCGAATGGCCGTctctgaacaaaaacaataatcatTCTACAAGTCTGCTGTAGTACTCACACATTTATCCCACTACAGGCTCAAGCTGTGTGTTCTTCCTACCTTTCCACACACTCCGCTAGCAGGCCAGCAGTTGACAGAGCAGTCTGGACGTGAGACAGCCACTTTGAATTCTCAAGTTTACTGAGCCAGCGATCCATGTTGTGGGACTCATCTCCGCAAGCCTCCACCAGTTTAATGAGACTCTCCTGGAGTGCTTTACCCCTGCACAAACATGTGAAAAAGTGTATGCAGCTGGTTTAACAGGAAGGATTGTAATGTTTAATGGAAATTTTATGTTCAAATACACACTTTTCCATCTGTCTGTGCAGCCTCTTCCAGCGCTCATAGCACGCTTTGGACTCAAACCCTCCACCCGTCATCCGGGCCTGTTGAACCTGCTGACTAGAGCGGGTGTCAATAATGTAACCTTTATCTGACCCATCAATCACAGCCTGGAGGAGAAGCTCATCTTCACTACAGCGCTTCTTGTTGGCTCCGGTCAGTGGCTGACTACTGCGCATGATCACCTAAAAGGTCGTTGTCCAGTTAGCAATGACCAGTTACATTTGTAGCCACAATGAGGATTAAAACACCTCACCATGCCATTCTTCCTGTGGTAATAGCATAAGACAGGGAAGCGTCCACCCTGTCTGAATTTGGCCACCTTCTTCAGCGTGTCATCATCCACAGTGTTTGGAACAATGACTGCTGGGGGATAGGAGGGACACACCAAGTAGTCTCTGTTGACGCTGCTCAATCTCCACCTTTtatgctgaaaacacacacagagaatgATTAAGGTCACAAATCATTAAAGTAAAAGGAGCTAGGCCTATCTGGAAATCCTAGCAAGCTGTTACAgttgttttaaatctgtttgcTAAGCTAAACATATTGATGTTTTCTAGTcagaaagcctgattagtcatctTTATAAGGGAGTGGAACTTCTAAGGATCATGTTTCTGTGGAATAAACAAAATAGCTGTATGTGTGGGTAGTGTACCAAAAAATGTACCAAAATTCACTGCAATACTCTCTTGCTGATTTTCACTTCTGTTTTGATATTCAAGAGCAGCCAGGTGTGTTCCAGTCTCATTAGCtcccacagcaaaatgtgaccaaGCTGGTGACCAGTATGAGGAAAAGGTGCCAAGCTGTTGTGGCTGTGCATGGACCTTCCACATGTTAATGAGGTCCTTacagtgtaaaatgaataaagtgtaaACACAatcaatgtgtttttcttattactgTGGGACAATGTaatcatctctctctctctcagtaTGTTTAGTAAGTTTAATCCCTCTTtcgtaattatttttttctgtttattatcaatATCTACATCATCATGCAACGCACTCACATAATAAATGCTTAGTAACTagtttatcattaaaaaaaagattcagcTCTCTAGCAGTATAATTAATATTTCTGAACTGACTGAAATACTGAGATTTGGGGGGAGACAGAAgctaaaactgaacatttttgaCGAAGGCAACAAAAGGTGGAGCAGGAGTctacagtatttttttattattgatttatcTCTTTGAAACCTCTTTTACCTGCTTCTACAGGTTCTTTGAGAACCGATAAGTCACACTTTGTGATACTGTAGTCATAATTTGTAGCTGCACACACCAAAACTTCACCACTACCTTGAAAGCAGCAGGAATCAGCAGAACAGAAATGTGTAGCCATGCAACTTCTAGTCAGTCTCTTCTTGGTGAAGCATGGTAACCAGGCCACTCATATGGCAAATACAGCCATCCCATCTATTTTGAGAAAACTGTGCCcataaaacacagacaacaaTGCTTTTCTCAGGACCTAACCCCTCACCATAGCAACCTTGCCCATTCCAGAGGAAGACATTCTAGTGTTTAGCATGAATTCAAGTTGTGTGCAGCACATTCTGACTTTatcagaaaacaaatgaaagctAAGCAACAGGGATATCCTGAATGGTGACCCCCTACATTCAGCCTCCCTGGCATTTTCCTGTCATATGGTAGTTGGATCATTGTTGGAAAAGGTTGCATTTGAGGCTTTTCTAACAATAGATGTTACTACACAGACTCTATTCCTGTGCAGTAGAAACAATTACGAGAGGTTTATATGTTACTTACAAGTTCTTTCATTTGACTGAAGTGTATTTCAGGAGTTGAAAGACCCCACTGGCTCTCCAGGCTGAGGTCGGTAGGTCTGTGAAAGAAAGGATACATCTCTGGCACATTGTCCAGACAGGAGAGGGTCTACAAAAAAAGTAGAGAAGTTGTTGTAAGTCATAAAAAGAGATTACACTctgataaaaacagagaaaagaacaaTTTCAGGGGAAACACTATTGTTGTGTATACTTTGCTTCAGGGCTAGTTTGCTTTTGGTTTAATTTCTGTATACCTCAATAGAGTGGGCAATGTTTAAACACTGTTCCATGCCTGGTATGTCAAGCTGGAGAATACGCAGATCTTTGCACTTGATGGTGATTGTTCCTGATGATCCAGACATCCTACatacaaacaaatataaacactcatCATGTCTTATGTAAACCTTTCCGACTCAAAGTCCCATGTATGGAATATAGTTTTGACTAGCAGTGCAGGAGGCTTGGCTTGCAGCAGAGGAGGAAGGCAAACCCAGTCAGCTGGAATGTCCCTAGGAAGAGGATTTCGCTTCTTGATGAATGAGTGTACAGTTGTTCTGTTACCAACCAAAAAGTGTATCAAGTGGTTTCAACAATGCTTCACAAGGCTTAGAAAAAAAGGTTAGTAGCAAGCAACACAGAAAGTGAGCTTGTGGAaggtaaaaagacaaacaaccgcTGCAGTCATGTTGGCAAATTTCCTTCTTCAGCACTGTGTGCAAAGAGGGTGGCACAAACACAGCAGGCATATGGCAACAGCAACAATGTCCAACCTTTCACTTTGACTTGCATTAGAGAAGAAACCGGAATAGCCCACAAGGTTTTCCACACTGGTTAAAAAGATTTAACAAAGAAATTACACATTAGAACACTCAAGGCTAGTTTGAAGGCATTTTTTTGGTTTGACCATGGAGAAGTCAGTGAAATCCTCAAAATAAATGGATAGTTTAAGGGTTTCTAATCAATTAAATCTGTCATTAGTATTTTAAAAGTAGTTAAACACAAGATACGAGCTGTGCTATGTGATGTTAtggcaaaaggaaaacaaaaataagtcaTAAATGCAGCTTAATCATGTGTTTTCGGATGTAGCTTTATTTTAGGACTCTTAACACCACTATGCTATAAAATTAAGGCTGTTTTTCAACCAACGGCCTCACCTTTTCTCAGTGGCATCGATGTTTCTGAGGAGCAGCAAAACCTGCCTGGAGCCCTCCTCCCTGTCCGAGAAGAGCAGGTGGTGGCCGGTGATGCACAGGGTCCCTCTGATGGGCGGCTGAAGCGGCTGCTGGAGCAAAACATCCTCCACATTGGCCGTTTTGATGTGCTCCGAAAACTCCATCAACCTCCTCCCACTTCAAACACCCCCAAACTGAACGTTTCTTTTTAACTCAACAAGTGACTCTCCACTCCAAATCACTTCCTCGCCtcttttaagaaaatgaaagcaCGCTTCCTCTTCTGTACACAGAGCTGGTCGGGTAGCTCTGCTATTGCGCTCTGCTTGTTCGGCGATAAGGAGTCTATAAATAGTGTCATATTTGTCTGAACACAGCCGTCCCCATATGTGACTACACCTTTTAGAAAACTGCTTGCAGAACGAGACACTGCTGTGGAAATGGAAAATGAGTGGCTTGAGGTGACAAAAGACGGAAGTGCGCGTttcctgaggaaaaaaaaagcaagatagCCCACATTTAACGACAAAAAGTTCTGTGTGCACTGTGAAGGGGGTAGTGAGAGACGAACAGTGATGTTTCTGCAATATATTAAATGGCCGCTAGATGGCATTACACTCAAAGGCAGAGAAGCTGGACTGACAACCTTTTCTAAGATTGTTGGATTTGGCAGTGATTAAAGTATGAACAGTGttttaaacactttatttattgattcTTTTTCAGAGGCTAAGTGGTAAATAATTTCTACCTGACAAACAAATAGCAAGGAATAGAAAGATGCAAGAAAGAGTACAAAAGAATAACAAATAGCAATGGTTTACCTTTTAAATTACAATTGAGTAGCCTGCAGAGCGGGAATAAGACCAAGTGCATTTATTGAAGTAACTGCTGTCCAGTAGCCTATAACGTGGAGGTTATCACAGTTCACATTACTAgcattttcccatttttttcctttttactcttCAGAAGGAATATAATCTTTAATCTGCCACAGGGAGCTTATGAACAACTTCTAGTGATTTaggtttaaaatacaaaacacactgGTGGTTTGATCAGTTTAGGTCATACGTTTAGATTAAACTTCCAAGGAAGttcaagaaaaaactaaaaatgacagCAACAGTATTAAAAATCCTTATCTGGTATCTGTCTGTGTGGACAAGATGTTTTATGTTCTGTAATGTTAGAAATACATCCTCACTCCATAAAACAAGTCAACCCACATTTCTTTATATGTTAAGGATCCAGACTTTAATGTAATCACTTAAGCGAATAGTTCACCAGGCTTTCAAAGTTGTTCCTTGGATATTGGTTGctttttcacttgttttccacTAGAAAGATTTCAGAGGAATTTccctttttgtttagttaagCATGAATCTGCAAGCATCTAAAAGCCACATAACTCAAGGGAGGAAacagtgttgtgtttatgtATAATAGACAAATATAACAGACAAATTGGGCATTAGATATGACAAATATAATATCATTTACCTAGCAAAAGATAATATTTTTGCACCAATGAAGTGAAACCCAAAGAGTTATTAGCTGAAAACCTGGCACATTGGTGCGGTCCAATTAGTGGAAAGTGGACAAAAAACGTGTCGTCTGAGCGTTCAGTTGCTATCAACTCATTCTCAACTTTATTAAACCAGCGTGGGATCATACTGACAAAGAGCAGAACAAAAagagccaacatccaaagaaaggCTTTGAAATATCCTtgaagaagcctggagaactattcctgaaagCCTCCTTGAGAAATTACAACAAAGTTTGTGTAAGAGGGCTCATGttttgttgaaaaataaatatggtcTTCAAATGTTTGCTTTAATTGTAGAATTTTACCAAATCCCTGCACCTATTTATGGTTTTCCTggcaaaacataaagaaatcagGGTTGACTCTTTTACACATTGTAGCCTTTTACAGGTCATTGTGACCTTAAATTTCTTTGAAGTTTAATAGATGAATTtctaaaacaaatgaataattatttctCTGAATCGTGCATAGTCAATtatattatgtattttttttataagaactACAAGGCACAAGGCTGTAAGGTCTTAAGGTCCGACTTCCACCCTAATAAATTATCCACCCCTCCCGTCCTCTGCGGGATGGGCGGTCACTGTTTCTCTTCTCCCTATAAAGGAGGTAAAGACCTGTTGCATTCTGAGCTAAGCTGCCACTCCACTCCAGAAAGCGGCACCAACGCGAATCCAAAAAAGTCTTCCCTCTTGCGTCAATGGATTTCAAAGAGTTTGGAGAGGAGTCTTCAGAGGGAGACACGGAGGATCTGGACAACGTCAAAGCGCTAACGGAGAAGCTGAAGTTGCAGACACGCAGACCATCCTATCTGGAGTGGCAGGAACGGGTGCAGAGTCGCCCGTGGAAGGAAATGAATACAGCAGACAGTCCGGAATCTGGTGGACAAGACGTTTCCATACCCGCAATACTAAGAAATGAGAACTCAGAGCTAGTAGTGCGCAATATATGTGGCTTTGATACAATTGATGATGCTTTGGAGTTTCTAAGAAAAGAGCTGGTGAGTTGCTCCTGaccattttactgtatttaacataacttttaataGGATTgtagtcttttatttttctatttctaaaaAATTCAGAGTCACAATCCTTGACAACACAACCTCAGTCCATCAAATCAAAATAAGGAAGTCCCTAAACATTCATTAGAGATACAGGTctatcttctttctttttagagaTAGTCATCTCCTCAGGTGTCAGTAATCTCCTCTGCATGAGTGCTTGACTTCATTCAAGGATAACATGAGTGAGGACATGCAGTCCTCACTGTTCAAACAAATAGTTTGTAGTTTGTGAAACAATATGATGCCTGTTTTCTCACAGCCTTAGCCTGCAGCCCGTACAGTCCACATGCCAATGATTTACACCCTTTGATAAGctgataagaaaaaaagcatcatcatagaaatctttatttttgcttATCTTATTTACACTCACTTTTCCCCTCTTCTCCACCACCCTCACCCTTCACCCTCTGCTCTGATCCTAGAGGGAGATGCAAGTCCAGGACAACCACCTGGCCCGTCAACTGATCCGTCTGCGTGGAGAGATCCACCGGCTGAAAGTGGAGCAGGTGTGCGATCGTCACAAGGAGATGCTGGATGATGCAACATACGAGCTAGAGGAATGCGGAGAGGAGTCGGACCTGTTGTGTGACATCCCCATGAAGGCAGCTTTCGCTCTGTCCACCCCTCTGAAACACCTGGGTCTCACCAAGATGAACATCAACTCCAGACGTTTCTCACTGTGTTAAAATAGCAGTCACTTAATGAGGATGTTTCcatcttctctgtgtttgttaaGGCATTTTATGAAAGTTTCTTCCTCCTCAGTGAGGTGTTGTGGAGTCAGAGCAAGGAGTGGCTGCTAGTCACTGCTACCAGGAACGACAATGAAAATTATATGTGCCTTGACTTGACATGAATGAGGAAACCTCTGTGTGCAGACCTGTGGAGGCACACACCTTTCCTACAGTCAGTTTCCGGCTGGACTGctccgctcctgactgtttgcACAGTGCAGAGTGATAAATTATGACTGAAATGTAAAGTAGAATGAAATTTATGTTAAATATCTTAAAGATGATTTTATCTGGTGATGCAAAAACATACCGAAAATGTTGACTTCAGGACACAAGCAGTGCCTTGGGGAACTTAATGGCCCCAGTATAAATAGGAAACTTTCAGACAGGACACTTACTACTTACCAAACCATGACCACAGTCTGGAATGCATTTATTtgaatagaaattaaaaaaaaaagaaagaaaactaactTGTAATAGCAAATAATCTATTTAACATTAAAGccaccaaataaaataaaataaacacaaaggtCACACATTTTTTCTGAAGGGGTACATGCAGTGATGTGGGGCCACTAGTAgacattgcttttttttccaagtcatCACATGCTTTAATGACATCAAACAGTTTTCAGGCAGTGCATCTGGTTGTGCATGGAGGGATCagataaagaaaacatctaCAAAGAGAACAAAGTCTCATAATATAGCAATGAGCTCGAGCGCCTGAATGCTTCAGTATCCTCACAGGAAGCAGGAGGTCACACACAGCATTTTTTTACACCTCTTCTTCACAACCCAAAAATATCTTTACAGAGTCTCCACTGCGGTTACAGGACCCAGGAGGCTGTTTTGTTTCCCAGTAGCATGTCCAGATGCTGCAGAGTACTGACTGTGTAAGGCTGGAAAGAGACCAAATGCATTGTGTTGCACAGTGGACAGTAGCTGGCATGATTTTTTTGATGGTTTAATCACAAATgaatttttttcctcccttttagATTTGATTGTATTTGTATCAAATGTAAATTCTTAAATGAAGACattgtataaatatatttacttgGAGTATAACTGAAAAAATACctgtaaaatgtacatttttctcTCTTGCACATAAGAAACTCATAAACCTACtgataaattacattattttagcTTGTAGATGTTCAGAAATGTACAATCCTGATCATTATATGACTTAAAAAGACACTATGGTGCAGTTAATCTGTCTGTGTACTAGGATAAATGTCACCACGTGCTTCACCATCATCTACCCTCTATCCTAAAGCCTCCAAAGCACAATGGTGTCTTCTTTCCTTCTACTAGACATTCATGACCTGGTGTAACATCCAACCATAAGAATGGCGCCCTGGAGGGATGTGCGGTCATTGTCAGACATAATTTGTTAAACAAGAAACCAAATATGCCTTAGCAGAGGACAGCCACTGTGTGAAACGAGAGCACAGTCAGGGCTGCTGAACTGATGAGCATGTGGAATGCTACAGGACACATGACCTCATGTGTGACTTGAGACCTCAACAGTGAGAAATGTAGAAGTGTATCAAATAGAAAATGCAAAGAATCTTAAGTAGTGCACTTTTATTCCCCCCTCTAATGcctttacaacaaagaaatgcagAGTTGTTCTCATGTCACTCAGCTTTGCCTTTGGGATAGTTTCCCTTGACCCTcgttttttctttctctgtgtcaTACATACCACTTGTCATATGGCCAGAAGCTGATATTACAGTGTAAATAAAGCATGCACATCTATCAGTTTATTGTGAACCTAAACAAATTCACATGACGCATGTCAGTAAGCATTGGCAGCAAAACAATAGCTGCTCTCACTGTCGTGAAAGAGGCCAGCACCTGCAACACAGAGCAGGCGGTATGAAGGCTGGAAAACTTTTTGCATATTGATAGCATCTACATGTGATTGCGTAACAGAATGTGATTTCCAACCACATTTGGAAGTAGTGACAAATAGAGTGGAGAAGGGATACCCTTAAAGCTTACTACGGCATGCAGACCTTCAAAGATGGCGGGGCTCTCTGGTGATCTCTCTGTGATTAGATTTTTCAGTAATTCATGCATGCTTATTTCATGTAGTTTATCAGCCCACTAACAGGTTAATTTAACATATCAAAAAGGCAAAAAGTGAAACACCCTCACACATCCTCTTAAAATTTTCACAAACGGAAAGAGTGAACTCAGGTGGTTTCATCGCGAGTGAGCCTTAATCTATGCTATGAAAGTCTTTTAAGCACATATTTCTGTGCACTCTGTGATGTTTGGACTGACTTCCTGCCAGTGCAAGCTCTCTACGCAGCAGCTGTTCACCACAAGAGAAGAGATGCGGTCCgcaaatgaagaaaatgcaagAGCACAAGCTCACAGTGTGTTAACAATCTGACTTAAGCCTCCTCTCTATGTGATCATGATGTGGCTCGTTCAGCAAAATACAGCTAAAATGATGATTTGGTTTGATTAATTAACATGTCTTTGTCTGTAGTTGGGATGCTTGTTGCCAGTTCTGTCTGGATTTTGTTGCAGATTTGACCTAACGTGAGAAAACCAAGGCCAAAGTCTATTTTGAGTGGCCGCTTTCAAAGCTGGCCACAGACAGAACAGGAACAAACCACATGTTTGAACCTTGTAGTCAAATTTACTTGACATTAAACCTGGGTCTTAAACCACTAGACAGGAAATGCAAATGtaacaaattataaaaatagtttCTCATGTGGGTCAATATGAAAAATCAGaacaaagttatttttcataaatGGTATTTTGATGTGATCtgaaatcctcatttaaatttcttttgaacaataaaaaaacgaCAGCTACA comes from Melanotaenia boesemani isolate fMelBoe1 chromosome 20, fMelBoe1.pri, whole genome shotgun sequence and encodes:
- the zgc:154055 gene encoding myotubularin-related protein 9 isoform X2 is translated as MEFSEHIKTANVEDVLLQQPLQPPIRGTLCITGHHLLFSDREEGSRQVLLLLRNIDATEKRMSGSSGTITIKCKDLRILQLDIPGMEQCLNIAHSIETLSCLDNVPEMYPFFHRPTDLSLESQWGLSTPEIHFSQMKELHKRWRLSSVNRDYLVCPSYPPAVIVPNTVDDDTLKKVAKFRQGGRFPVLCYYHRKNGMVIMRSSQPLTGANKKRCSEDELLLQAVIDGSDKGYIIDTRSSQQVQQARMTGGGFESKACYERWKRLHRQMEKGKALQESLIKLVEACGDESHNMDRWLSKLENSKWLSHVQTALSTAGLLAECVERDGHSVLVHGSDGTDCSLLISTLAQLIMDPCCRTLEGFLALLEREWVQAGHPFQQRCAHSAYSHTRLQQESPVFLLMLDCVWQLWRQFPLALGFSEALLLRLATEAYASDFGTFLCNNDQERCALGVKDKTHCLFQALLRPIERDFYSNPLYEPTELAIWPSVHPQSLQLWRGFFLRWTQEARHLEEVQEEVRNMVNEWGRLAFS
- the zgc:154055 gene encoding myotubularin-related protein 9 isoform X1 — protein: MEFSEHIKTANVEDVLLQQPLQPPIRGTLCITGHHLLFSDREEGSRQVLLLLRNIDATEKSVENLVGYSGFFSNASQSERMSGSSGTITIKCKDLRILQLDIPGMEQCLNIAHSIETLSCLDNVPEMYPFFHRPTDLSLESQWGLSTPEIHFSQMKELHKRWRLSSVNRDYLVCPSYPPAVIVPNTVDDDTLKKVAKFRQGGRFPVLCYYHRKNGMVIMRSSQPLTGANKKRCSEDELLLQAVIDGSDKGYIIDTRSSQQVQQARMTGGGFESKACYERWKRLHRQMEKGKALQESLIKLVEACGDESHNMDRWLSKLENSKWLSHVQTALSTAGLLAECVERDGHSVLVHGSDGTDCSLLISTLAQLIMDPCCRTLEGFLALLEREWVQAGHPFQQRCAHSAYSHTRLQQESPVFLLMLDCVWQLWRQFPLALGFSEALLLRLATEAYASDFGTFLCNNDQERCALGVKDKTHCLFQALLRPIERDFYSNPLYEPTELAIWPSVHPQSLQLWRGFFLRWTQEARHLEEVQEEVRNMVNEWGRLAFS
- the zgc:154055 gene encoding myotubularin-related protein 9 isoform X3 encodes the protein MPLRKGCLDHQEQSPSSAKICVFSSLTYQTLSCLDNVPEMYPFFHRPTDLSLESQWGLSTPEIHFSQMKELHKRWRLSSVNRDYLVCPSYPPAVIVPNTVDDDTLKKVAKFRQGGRFPVLCYYHRKNGMVIMRSSQPLTGANKKRCSEDELLLQAVIDGSDKGYIIDTRSSQQVQQARMTGGGFESKACYERWKRLHRQMEKGKALQESLIKLVEACGDESHNMDRWLSKLENSKWLSHVQTALSTAGLLAECVERDGHSVLVHGSDGTDCSLLISTLAQLIMDPCCRTLEGFLALLEREWVQAGHPFQQRCAHSAYSHTRLQQESPVFLLMLDCVWQLWRQFPLALGFSEALLLRLATEAYASDFGTFLCNNDQERCALGVKDKTHCLFQALLRPIERDFYSNPLYEPTELAIWPSVHPQSLQLWRGFFLRWTQEARHLEEVQEEVRNMVNEWGRLAFS
- the fam167b gene encoding protein FAM167A, with protein sequence MDFKEFGEESSEGDTEDLDNVKALTEKLKLQTRRPSYLEWQERVQSRPWKEMNTADSPESGGQDVSIPAILRNENSELVVRNICGFDTIDDALEFLRKELREMQVQDNHLARQLIRLRGEIHRLKVEQVCDRHKEMLDDATYELEECGEESDLLCDIPMKAAFALSTPLKHLGLTKMNINSRRFSLC
- the zgc:154055 gene encoding myotubularin-related protein 9 isoform X4; translated protein: MQVKVKGCLDHQEQSPSSAKICVFSSLTYQTLSCLDNVPEMYPFFHRPTDLSLESQWGLSTPEIHFSQMKELHKRWRLSSVNRDYLVCPSYPPAVIVPNTVDDDTLKKVAKFRQGGRFPVLCYYHRKNGMVIMRSSQPLTGANKKRCSEDELLLQAVIDGSDKGYIIDTRSSQQVQQARMTGGGFESKACYERWKRLHRQMEKGKALQESLIKLVEACGDESHNMDRWLSKLENSKWLSHVQTALSTAGLLAECVERDGHSVLVHGSDGTDCSLLISTLAQLIMDPCCRTLEGFLALLEREWVQAGHPFQQRCAHSAYSHTRLQQESPVFLLMLDCVWQLWRQFPLALGFSEALLLRLATEAYASDFGTFLCNNDQERCALGVKDKTHCLFQALLRPIERDFYSNPLYEPTELAIWPSVHPQSLQLWRGFFLRWTQEARHLEEVQEEVRNMVNEWGRLAFS